The genomic DNA GACGGCGGAACTCGACGCCGGGCCCATCATCGAGCAGGACGTGCACCGGGTGGGACATCGCAACGCGGTGGAGGAGCTGGTGCGCATCGGGCGCCGGGTGGAGCGCACCGTGCTCGCGCGCGCCGTCGCCTGGCATCTGGAGGACCGGGTGTTGCCGCACGGCAACAAGACCGTCGTCTTCGCCTGACCCACCCCTCGCCGGGGGGGGCATCGCCTAGTGCATCATGGCCACTTCCGGCGGGCCGATGATGCGCTGCACGGTCATGCGGACCTTGTCCAGATCCACGGGCTTGGAGATGTAGCCGGCGGCGCCCACCAGCTCCGCTTCCCACTCGAAGCCGTAGCCCGAGATGATGATGATGGGCAGCCCGCGCGCCCGCGGCATCTTCTTGAGGGCGTCCAGCAGCCCCCAGCCGCTCATCACGGGCATGCGCAAGTCCAGCAGCACGGCCTGGGGCAGGTCATCCTCCAGCCGATCAAGGGCTTCCCGCCCGTTGCTGGCCTCAATCGTGCGGTAGCCCATTTCCTCAAGGGCATCGCAGATCAGCGTGCGGTGGCTCGCGTCGTCGTCGACGACCAGGATGTAGGACATGAAGGGGCCTCGAAGCGTGTCCGGTGGCGAAGGCGGATTCTATGGGGGGCAAGATGCGAACGGCTTGTCAGTTGCGGAAGGGGGCTGCGTGCTTTTCAACATTCCCCGTAGAGCTTCAAGGCATTGCCCCCGAGGATGCCTGCCTCCACCTCGTCCCCGAGCTTGAGAGCGAGGAGCCGTCGCAGCTCGCGATCCCAGGCGTAGGGCAGGTGGGGGAAGTCCGTCCCATAGAGGATGCGCTCGGGACGGACTTCCAGCAAGCGGCGAGGCGGCATCACCGGGAAATAACCGGCGAGCGCCATGGTGGTATCGAGCCACAGGGTGTCATGGCGCTCGAGGAGCCGGGTGTAGGCGTCGAACTCGTCCGCCCCCAGGTGGGGCACGCAGAGCTGGAGGCCGGGGTGCGCCTGGAGGACACGCTCCACGCGTTCGGCGGAACACAGGGCGTGCACGTCGCATTGGTAGTGGGGGCTGGCGGGCTCGCGGCCCGCGTGGAGCACGAGGGGCCGCCCGGCCCGGGCGCAGGCCTCGTACACCTCGTGGAGCTCCGGCGCGTCCGGGGCGAAACACTGCACGTGGCAGTGCAACTTCACCCCCTTGAGTCCCGCGGCGAAGGCCTCGGTGAGGATGTCCACCGCGCCCGGCTCCCCGGGGAGCACGGTGGCCAGCCCCAGCACACGCGGCTCGGCGCGGGCCACCTCGGCGATGTAGTGGTTGAGGAAGCGCGCCATGCCCGGCTTGTGGGCGTAGTGCAGCGCCACCACCCGGTGGATGCCTCGTGACAGCAGGAAGGACAGCACCTGGGGGGTGTGCAGCTTGTAGCGGATGGGCCAGCCGTACTGCTCGAACCAGCGCCACACGGCCTCGAAGACCCCGTCCGGGAAGAGGTGCACGTGGGCATCCACCACGGGAGGCAGCCCCTCGGGCAGCCTCGCTCCCTCCTCGTCGCCGAGGGCGGGAAGTGGTGGGCGGCCGGGCTCGCCGGGCGCGAGCCACCCGGCGCTACCCAGGCAGGCGGGGAGTGTGTCCGAGGCATCCATCTCCGAGGCGTTCATGCCCGGCAGGCTACTTCTTCTGGGACTTCGCCTCCTCGGCGGGCCGATCCAGGCGCCGCAGCAGGGTGTTCTGCGAGTAGCCGGAGCGCTCCAGACGCTGGGTCTCGATGAGATCGGCGACCTTGGTGCACACCTGGCCGAGCACGCGCAGGGACTCGGCCAGGGCCTTCTCCACCTGGTCCTGCGCGTCCGCTCGCTTGATGATGGTCCGTTCGCGTCGGAACAAGGAGGGCAACTTCATCCCGCTCAATCTAAGGGATGGCGTGCGCCGGGGCCACTGTCCGGGTCCGTTGACAGACCGGGCGGTCGGCGAGGGCCGGGGCATCAACAGATTGACTGACCAGCAAATTTACAACCCCCCTCTGGAGGGGGTCGGCCGGAGTGGTTGCGAGGAGAAACGTTGCCCAGCTGACCCTTCGGGGGCTTTTCACTAATTTTCAGCCGGGGGGATGACGCACCGCGGGTTTGTGGTTAATCTGTCTTCCTCACTTCCCGGCATCCGGCCGGGACGGTCGAAAGGGGGAACTGCGCGATGGCTTACGACGGCGAATTGGTGAAGATGGAAAATGGCCGCTGGGCGCGGTTCCAGCGCTGCCAGGTGTACCGCCCGGGCGTCGAGGACGCGGGCGAGACGATGATGTTGATCGCGGTGGAGTTGGACGAGCGTTACCAGCTGTTGTTGGACGAGGCGGCGGAGTCGCTGGCGGACTACCGGCACCGGGGCATCCCCGTGCAGGCGACGCTGGACGACACGGCGCAGCGGTTGACGCTGCATCCGGAGTCGGCGGTCAGCGCGTTGCACTAGTCAGCGTGGACGGTAGAAGCGCGCGGCGTTGTCATGGGCCACGCGCTTCACCACGCGCTCGGAGAGCTTCGCCTTGGTCAGCAGGTTGGCCACGCGCGCGAGCCCGAGGATGTCGCCGGCGCCATCGCCGGCATCCGAGTTGAGCACCAGCCTCTCGCTGCCCAGCCGGCGCACCAGCGCCACGGCGCGTTCGGCCTTGAGTGCCTCGGGGTGCAGGGTCAACCCCGCCCAGTGTCCACAGCCGAGGATGTTGCGCACGGTGCGGCCATTGGCATGGTCCACGAGCACGCGCGAGGGGCGCACGCCGGACTCGCGCAGGAGCGTGAGCAGCCGCCGGGTGTGGCGCTCCTTGTCGAGCAAGGGGGTGTGCACCACCACCCGGAGCTTGAGCTGACGCGCGAGCGCGAGCTGCTCGAGGAAGGCCTCCTCCTCCTCGATGCCGCCCGCGTGCAGTCCCGTCTCCCCCAGGGCCACCACGCGGCCTCCCCGGAAGTAGTCCGGCAGGTGGGAGAGCACCTCGGACAGGCCCCGGCGGGGGATGCACCGCGGGTGTACGCCCAGCGCCGCCCAGGCGCGGATGCCCAGGCGCTCCAGCCGCGGCAGTTGCCGCTGCACCAGGTCGTCGAAGTGCTTGCGCAGCGCCTTGGGCGTGGGCTCGGGCAGGTGGTGGGCCACCACGAGCGCGTGCTCCACGCCGAAGAAACGCATGGACTCGAGGTCCTGATCGCTCAGGGCCTCGGGGTGGAGGTGCGCATCGAAGAGCTGGAGGAGTTCGCCCACGGTGGTGTGCCTCAGTCCTGGCCGAGCGCGGCGCCTTCGTTGCGCGGATCGCTCGCCGCGCTGCGCAGGTTCGTCTGGGGATCGCTGTGGACCGCCTCCGCGTCGCCCCACGCGGGAATGTGGCGGAGCTTGTGCCCCTTGGCCTCCAGCAGCCTCAGGGTGGCGGGCTCCAGGGCGTACTGATCCACCCACAGCTCGTCCGGCAGGTACTGGTGGTGCAGCCGTCCCTGGCCCACCGCGCGTGTCACGTCCATGCCCTGGTCCACGACGTTGGAGATGACCTGGATGACGGTGGTGGGGATGGTGGAGCCGCCGGGGCTGCCCACCG from Melittangium boletus DSM 14713 includes the following:
- a CDS encoding response regulator, translating into MSYILVVDDDASHRTLICDALEEMGYRTIEASNGREALDRLEDDLPQAVLLDLRMPVMSGWGLLDALKKMPRARGLPIIIISGYGFEWEAELVGAAGYISKPVDLDKVRMTVQRIIGPPEVAMMH
- a CDS encoding amidohydrolase family protein; the protein is MNASEMDASDTLPACLGSAGWLAPGEPGRPPLPALGDEEGARLPEGLPPVVDAHVHLFPDGVFEAVWRWFEQYGWPIRYKLHTPQVLSFLLSRGIHRVVALHYAHKPGMARFLNHYIAEVARAEPRVLGLATVLPGEPGAVDILTEAFAAGLKGVKLHCHVQCFAPDAPELHEVYEACARAGRPLVLHAGREPASPHYQCDVHALCSAERVERVLQAHPGLQLCVPHLGADEFDAYTRLLERHDTLWLDTTMALAGYFPVMPPRRLLEVRPERILYGTDFPHLPYAWDRELRRLLALKLGDEVEAGILGGNALKLYGEC
- a CDS encoding TatD family hydrolase, producing the protein MGELLQLFDAHLHPEALSDQDLESMRFFGVEHALVVAHHLPEPTPKALRKHFDDLVQRQLPRLERLGIRAWAALGVHPRCIPRRGLSEVLSHLPDYFRGGRVVALGETGLHAGGIEEEEAFLEQLALARQLKLRVVVHTPLLDKERHTRRLLTLLRESGVRPSRVLVDHANGRTVRNILGCGHWAGLTLHPEALKAERAVALVRRLGSERLVLNSDAGDGAGDILGLARVANLLTKAKLSERVVKRVAHDNAARFYRPR